The nucleotide window GGAAGAGGGCTACACCCGCTCCGAAATCGCCGCCGTCCTAGGCCTGCCTTCCACCTCCGAACTAGACCAGAAATTCACCTCCCGTTTCCCCGTGCGCGCCGAGCGTTTCAAGCTGCGCCAACGAGCGATCCACGTCTTCAGCGAAGCGTTGCGGGTGCTCAAGCTCATGGACCTTCTTgaaacttcctcttcttcgtcatcatcatcatcatcatcatcatcatcaacaattACAAGCACACCAAAAGACCTCAACAGCCGCCTAGGTGCCCTGCTCAACGAGACGCAGGATTCGTGTCGCGAGGTGTACGAGTGCTCATGTGAGGAGATTGATCGGATATGCGCGATTGCTCGGCAGGCGGGCAGCTACGGGAGTCGGTTGACGGGTGCGGGATGGGGTGGATGTAGTGTGCACTTGGTGCCGGCGGACAAGGTGAGTAATGTCAAGGAGGCACTAGAGAGGGAGTATTATAGCAAGTTAGAGTTGACGGAGGAGCAGAGGGAGGGGGCAGTGGTGGTTAGTAAGCCGGGGTCTGGAAGTGCGCTTTATTTgggtgggaaggaagggttgGCTTGATGGATGCTGAATAGGGGTTTGTGACTACTTATGAAGCCTGTGGTTGAATTAGTATGTTACATAGGGAAACCACTAAAAGTTCAATATACACTGACTGTTGGGGAAAGTGACGAAAAGACTGTGTTCTTCATCCAGTCAATTTCCCTGGTAATTGATCGCTCAACTTGTGTCTTTACAGCCATGATAGCTATCATGGTTATCGTCAAACAGTCCTAGAATATATACACGGAAAAACGCTATGTGAACCCCTCTCACCAATTTCACCATGAGGggataaaaaaagaaaaccagaGGAACATATATATACAAAGGCCAGAAAGGACACCAACAAGCAGTTGTAACGCCAAAACCCATGTAAATGCACACCCAGACCACGGCCCAATTCGCTGCATAGTGCCAATCGCCCAACCTGTCCCAATTTCTCGCTGGATCAATAACACGTCTCACCCAACACCATTATTCTTCCAAAAATTCACGTCTGTTCAAGTACTGACCAAAACCACCCCCGCCTTGAACGCGAGATGAGACTGGCAAAGTCCTACTGATTACCAgtgccagcgccagcgccagcagcCCTCCGATTAGACctttgtcctcctcctccttctccccccctttttctcaCAATTCTCCGCGCCTTCTTCGCTTGCACATTCCTGTACTTGGCATACAGCTCAAACACGTCCCTGATCACCACGAACAGACAGCCACCAGCCAGACTGCGTCCCCATCTCTGTTGCAGCAGACCGCCGGGCCCTCCTTGCATGATTTTTCCACTCCTAAAGAACCCCGACGTGACAATGGCCTTGGGTGGGGAAGTCCACGACCTCGGTAGTGAGAGGCGGAGAAGCTCGCCCATGCCGTACGAgatgaaggggaagagaagagaggtgaCTACGTTGTTGGTGAGATCGGTGAAGGAAACCAGGGGGAGTTCCACGCCGtcttggtcgtcgtcgttcctTTCCCGTGCTGCGGGCTGTGGGGGtggagctgctgctgctggcgcgGGCGCTGGCGCGGGCGCTGGCACTGCTGGGGCCGGGATGCGAGCCTCGGCTTCTGCTGCTtgggctggtgctgctggcgcGGGCGCTGGCACTGCTGGGGCCGGGATGCGAGCCTCGGCTTCTGCTGCTTGGGCTGGTGCTGCTTGGGCTGGTGCTACTTGGGCTGGTGCTGCTTGGGCTGGTGCTGCTTGGGCTGGTGCTGCTTGGGCTGGTGCTGCTTGGGCTGGTGCTGCGTGGGCTGGTGCTGCGTGGGCTGGTGCCGCTTGGGCTGGTGCTGGTTCGGGTGGAGCTGgtcgtggttgtggttgtagACCCCCTTCCCAAACCATACCAATTGGTACGCCTTGATACTGTGGAGGCACATCCCAAAGCCCACCTGATGCACCGTCGATGGCAGTGGGAATCTCCTCATTGTGAGGCCCCGGACGGTGAAGGTCGGAGAATAGGAAATCATCGAAGTCGAAGCCATGGTTACCGTTGACGGCATTATTGTTGACGGCATTGTTGTTGACGGCATTAGCGCCTACTTCGAAGTCGGAGCCATCGTTATCGTTGACGGCATGAGCGCCTAGTTCCCAAGGATCATCTAGATTTGCTTCGTTCTGGTCTGGGGGGTTGATGAGGGCAATCCAAGCGGTGCGGCCCAGGTCTAGGAGATCGGACATGCTGAAGCGGCTTCCACGGTCTTGATTtccattgttgttgttgtttccgGCCTCGGATTCGCCGGCGGCACTATCGATGGGCTGAAGGCTGCTTTCGAGACCCCGTAGAGCCCGGTTGAGGCGATCGTCGATCGGGCTTAGCCAGTAATTGTAGAATCTGATATAACTCATATGTAGATAAGGCATCATAACCATTGCCCACGTGGGTGAGGGCGGCCATGTTGGGTGATCGTCCTGGGTTATGAGTGCCAAGCCGTACTGATGAGGTGAAAGGTTAGAGTCAGCATCGACCGTGGAGATAGGATGAGGAAAAGGGTTGACAAACCATGGCGGAGAATggaacaaaaaagaaattagCCAGGAACGGCAAAGCTCGACTAAGGACGACGGCCGGAGCAATGGATGATAGCGACCACAGCCTCATCATTATTCTCCCTACTCGCGCACTTCTTGCCACGGGTACGGCAACAGCTTGACCGGGAGTAATCTGAAGGCCGACCCACCCGAGTGCAGTCTCGTAGCCAGCAAACCAGGAGGCAGCGACAACACCGTATGTAGCAGAGCTGGCAAAGGTACCGCTCACGGCCATGGACGCGAGGATAATGGGCGACACCTTGCTGAACTGCGAATGTATCGTATCGCGCAGAGCCACGACAAAGTCAAAGGGCTCCTCGACCTTGAAGGGAGCCTTGCACTGCGGACAAGTCACGTCGTCACGGCTGTTCCGCTTTTGGATCTCTTCGTACCATCGTATAAGGCATGTCTCGTGGACGGGCAAACTGCATGTACAAGGATGGATGACCGGTTCGGTAGTGTGTTCGCCTTCATCCTCGTAACAGATGCAGCATCGCTTGAAGTTGTCTGTGTTGGAACGTGTGAGGTTATTTGGTACGGGGTCTGGGCCGGCTCGTGAGCTGGTGCTTGGCGTCGCCATCTTGGGCTTGGTCGGGTGTGAGGGAGGAATGATTCGGTAACCGTCGTGGTCGTCGCCGTTATCGCTACAATATACAAGCAGTGGAAATGGTTATGGATTAATATCGAGACAGCGGGAACAGCAGAACCTGGCGTGGTTCAGGTCAGCAGACCGCCTTGTTATATCCGCAGAGAAGACataagtaggtatgtaccgACAAGAAGGAGTGGACGACGGACGGTGGAAAGCAGCGCCGTCAACCTAATAGAAGGCGGGAGCGAAGCCCGAGCTGTGAAGgctgtttttttttaaaaagaataaaaaattagGGCGCTGTCTTGAACCGCAATCGCAACCGCGACGGACTGTCAACGGGGCGTTGCGTTGTGCATTTCACATGCGTGACATCAGCGAGGCTCCACCCAACGGCACCGGGAGCGCATCGCAATGGAACCCCAAGGGTTcgggttttggtggtgggggaTCTGTACAGTTAAGCGCGTGCTGCGATGCTTATCCGGGCCCGGCTTTCATCGTCTACTACACATCATTTTTTGTAGAAGCTTAAGCCAGCCGCTGACCCCGCAGTTGCCCTCGTCTGCAAGGATATTGTACACTGGGCGATTGGGCGTTTGATTGCCCGCCCCATCCAATTCTAGAAGCGTCCCGCTGTTGCAGCCCCTCTGCCATCCCCTCCATTCGGACCAGTGTGCTGTACCTACCCATTCCCCCATTGTACAgaccgcccgcccgcccgcccgcatCCGTCTTTCTTGTCAGGTCATATCTCTTAAGGTACCCCGTGGCCCAACCAAAATAACCCAATACTCAAACTTCACGACAttatttctctctcttttagATACCCCTAGATCGACAACGCTCACATCATACACAAGATGGTACGCCATATCAACTTCCCTCCGTTTCCTCGAACTAGATGAAAGCTAACCCTGCTCCTCCGCCTCTCAAACAGACGACAACAAAGCAGCGCCTCGCGCTCGCCATCTGCGACTTCCTCAACACCTCCTTGACCGACGGCACCCTCCAAGCCGACGACAAGGACAACATCGACATTGCCGTCAACTGCATCGGCGAGGCCTTTGGTGTCGACCCCTCCGATAAGGCCGCCGTGACCGAGGCCATCGGCTCCCAGAACCTGCTCCAGATCTACTCCGTCTACGAGAAGCTCAAGCAAACcaagcccgccgccgcctctgcctcttccaccacctcctcctcttccgccgcCCCTGCTGcggccagcaccagcagcaatgGCCCCacagaagaagacaagaagCAAGCCGAATCCCTCAAGTCCAAAGGCAACGCCGCCATGGCCCAAAAGGACTACCCAACCGCCATCGACTTCTACACCCAGGCGCTCACTCTAAACCCAGGCAACGCCGTCTACCTGTCCAACCGCGCGGCCGCCCACTCTGCCGCGCGCGACCACGAGTCCGCTCGCGCCGATGCCGAggccgccgtcgccatcgACCCCAAGTACACCAAGGCGTGGAGCCGCCTGGGCCTTGCGCGCTTCGCCCTCGGCGATGCTAAGGGCGCCATGGAGGCGTACCAGAAGGGTATTGAGTACGAGGGCAACGGCGGTAGTGAGGCCATGAAGAAGGGATTTGAGACGGCCAAGAGGAGGgttgaggagctcgaggcTCAGAATGATGCGCCTGCCGCCCGTGGCGGTgccggtggtgccggtggcaTGCCTGATTTGAGCAGCTTGGCGAGCATgttcggcggtggtggtggtggtgcgggcactggcgctggcgccggtgctggtggtggtggtggtggcatgCCCGATTTTGGCTCCATCATGAACAACCCCATGTTCGCCCAGATGGCCCAGAACCTCATGAGCAACCCCGACATGATGTCCAACCTTATGAACAACCCCCGTCTCAGGGAAATGGCGAACCAGTTccagggcggcggtggtctGCCTGACATGTCTTCGCTTATGAACGATCCCAACATTGCCGATTTGTAAGTCTATTCCTTTGATTCTTCTTAGCTTCTGGGAGTTCAAACACACTAACAAGATTGATAGGGCGCGCTCGTtcatgggtggtggtggtgctggcggtgccggtggtgctggcggaAGGTAACGAGCTGATAGAAGTGTTGAGGGAT belongs to Neurospora crassa OR74A linkage group IV, whole genome shotgun sequence and includes:
- a CDS encoding Hsc70 cochaperone — protein: MTTTKQRLALAICDFLNTSLTDGTLQADDKDNIDIAVNCIGEAFGVDPSDKAAVTEAIGSQNLLQIYSVYEKLKQTKPAAASASSTTSSSSAAPAAASTSSNGPTEEDKKQAESLKSKGNAAMAQKDYPTAIDFYTQALTLNPGNAVYLSNRAAAHSAARDHESARADAEAAVAIDPKYTKAWSRLGLARFALGDAKGAMEAYQKGIEYEGNGGSEAMKKGFETAKRRVEELEAQNDAPAARGGAGGAGGMPDLSSLASMFGGGGGGAGTGAGAGAGGGGGGMPDFGSIMNNPMFAQMAQNLMSNPDMMSNLMNNPRLREMANQFQGGGGLPDMSSLMNDPNIADLARSFMGGGGAGGAGGAGGR